The Bradyrhizobium sp. CCGB01 genome segment TGCCCACAGCGCCTTGTTACGATCGAACATGCCGCGCGCGGTCCAGTGCCGGGTCGGCACCAGCGTCACGGCGATGCCGCCGCCGAGCTCGACGCGGTCGTGCCAGTCGAACGCTTCCACCTTGATGGCGGAATCGGCGCTACGCATCGTCACGTCGTTGCCGAGCGGGGTTACCACACGCGGCGCGAAATTCTTGGTGAGCCGCGACAGCGTCGCGATGTCCAGATGATCGTAGTGGCCGTGCGAAACCAGCACGGCGTCGATCTTCGGCAGTTTGTCGAACGCGATGCCGGGATCGTTGTGACGCTTCGGTCCGGCCCACCCCACCGGCGAGACCCGCATCGACCAGACGGGATCGACGAGGATGTTGAGGCCGCCGGTCTGGATCAACCAGCTGGCGTGGCCGACGAACGAGAGCCGCACCTTGTCGCCGTCGACACGGGGCGGCGGAGCGTCGGCTTGGGGGTTGGGGACCCAATCCGGCCAGGACTCGCGTTTCCGTCCGCCGCCGAACTGCCAACGGAACACTTCGCCGAGCGATCTCGGCGGCGCGCCGTTCGGATCAAAGAAGTGCAGGCCGTCGAAATGATCGGAGACGGGACCGTCGTAGTTCTTCATGCGGGAGATCCAAAGGGACGGAAGACCGACCAGCGCGCCGGTCCCGGCAAGCAGTCCGAAAAGGTGGCGGCGGGTGATCGGCACAGGCTTCAGGGATGATCGAGGCGGTCAGACATCACCCTCTCATATGGGCGGGGCCGGCGGAAAAGGAACCCGCACCCAAAAGAGCCATGTTTTCAGGGCCTTGCCCTGGCAAAGAGGCCGCGGCACCCTAACTTTCCTTGACTTTTGGGCGGGAGCGGCGTTTAACCCCGCCACTTTCTCGGAAAGGCTTTCTTTTCGACCCGCCGACTGGCCCTGGAGGCCAGAGGTCAACGCCCGACAGCGCTGTGCGCCCTCGGGCGTGAAGGTGTTTGGAAGATCGCTTGCCCAAGTAAGTGGTCATCCCCCGCGAAAGCGGGGGATCCAGTATCCCAGAGGCAGCCCCGGCTGGAACCGAGGCGCCGCGGCGTACTGGATGCCCCGGTCAAGCCGGGGCATGACAGTAGTGAACGCGACAACCCTGCGCGAGCAGGACAAAGGACAACGGCATTGTTCGACAATCTGTCGGAACGGCTTGGTGGCATTCTCGATCGTCTGACGGGGCGCGGTGCGCTGACCGAAAAGGACGTCGACGCCGCGATGCGCGAGGTGCGCCGCGCGCTGCTGGAGGCCGACGTCGCGCTCGAAGTGGTGCGCAGCTTCACCGAGCGCGTCCGCGAGCAGGCGATCGGCGCTACCGTCGTCAAGTCGGTCACGCCCGGCCAGATGGTGGTCAAGATCGTCCATGACGAGCTGATCAACACGCTCGGCGCCGAAAGCCAGACCATCGACGTCAATTCCGTGCCGCCGGTGCCGATCATGATGGTCGGTCTGCAAGGCTCGGGTAAGACCACGACCACCGCAAAGCTCGCCCGCCGCCTGGTCCAGCGCGACAAGCGCAAGGTGCTGATGGCCTCGCTCGACGTCTATCGTCCGGCGGCGATGGAGCAGCTGGCCGTGCTCGGCCGCGACCTCGACATTCCGACCCTGCCGATCGTGGCGGGCCAGCAGCCGCCGCAGATCGCAAAACGCGCACTGGAGGCCGGCAAGCTCGGCGGCTACGACATCGTGCTGCTCGACACCGCCGGCCGCACCACGCTCGACGAAGAGATGATGGCCGAAGCGGCCGCGATCAAAGCCGCCGCGAACCCGCATGAAGTGCTGCTGGTCGCGGACAGCCTCACCGGCCAGGACGCCGTCAACCTCGCGCGCGCCTTCGATCAGCGCGTCGGCCTCACCGGCATCGTGCTGACCCGTGTGGACGGCGACGGCCGCGGCGGCGCGGCGCTGTCGATGCGCGCCGTCACCGGCAAGCCGATCAAGCTGATCGGCACCGGTGAAAAGACCGATGCGCTGGAAGATTTCCACCCCGACCGTATCGCCGGCCGCATCCTCGGCATGGGCGACGTGGTGTCGCTGGTCGAACGTGCCGCCGCCAATATCGACGCCGAAAAGGCCGCGCGCACCGCCGAGCGCATGCGCAAGGGTCAGTTCGACCTGAACGACATGCGCGAGCAGCTGTTGCAGATGGCGAACATGGGCGGCATCAGCGGCCTGATGGGCATGATGCCCGGCATCGCCAAGATGAAGAACCAGATCGCGGCCGCCGGCATCGACGACAAGATCCTGAAGCGCCAGGTCGCGGTGATCGATTCCATGACGCGCGACGAGCGCCGTCACCCTGATCTGCTCAAGGCCAGCCGCAAGAAGCGCATCGCCGCGGGAAGTGGCCAGAGCGTCGAGCAGGTCAACAAGCTGCTCAAGATGCACCGGAACATGGCCGACGTGATGAAGGCCATGGGCTCGGGCAAGCGCGGCCCTCTCGCCGGCATCGCACAGGCGATGGGCTTTGGCGGCGGCATGAAGCCGCCTTCGCCGGAAGAGATGAAGGCGTTGCAGGAAAAGATGCAGAGCGGCGGCGGTGGCCTGCCGAATCTGCCGAAGGATTTGCCGGCCGGGCTGCGCCAGGGTCTGCCGAACGTTCCAGGACTGACCGGGCTGAGCGGCAAGCCGATGCTGCCGGGCCTCGGCGGTTTCCCGGGCAAGAAGAAATGAGGAATTCGTCGCACGGGTCGCAAATGCCCCGCGTGACGCGAAAATACCGATCAACCGAACAAACTGTATTTTGAAGGAGAACTAAATGTCCGTCGTTATCCGCCTCGCTCGCGCAGGCACCAAGAAGCGCCCCGTCTATCACGTCGTCGTCGCCGACTCGCGCTTCCCACGCGATGGCCGCTTCATCGAGCGTCTCGGGTATTTCAACCCGCTGCTGCCGAAGGACAACGAAGCCCGCCTCAAGCTCGACATGGACAAGGTGAAGGCCTGGGTCGCCAAGGGCGCGCAGCCGTCGGACCGCGTGTCGCGCTTCCTCGACGCCGCCGGCGTCAAGAAGCGTGAAGCCCACAACAACCCGCAGAAGGCCGTGCCGCGCAAGGAGCGCAAGGCGCAGGCCGAAGCCGCCGCGAAGGGCTAAGGCCAGGACATGTCGGCGCTGGTCTGCGTCGCGCGGATCGGCGCCGCGCATGGTGTGCGCGGTGCGGTCAAACTGTGGACCTTCACCGAAGATCCCTTTGCCATCAAACGCTACGGCCCGCTGCTCGCCAAGGACGGCAAGCGCCAGTTCGAGGTCGCAACGGCGCGTGAGGCTCGGGATCATCTGGTCGCGACGTTCAAGGGCGTCACGACCCGCGATGAGGCCGAACGCCTCAACGGCATCGAGCTCTACGTCGCGCGCGAAAAGCTGCCCGCGACCGATGCGGACGAATATTACCACACCGACCTGATCGGGCTCGCCGCCGTCACCACTGACGGCGAGCCGCTCGGCCGCGTGCTCGCGATCCATAATTTCGGCGCCGGCGACATCATTGAGATCGCGCCCCTCAAGGGCACGACGATGCTGCTGCCATTCTCGAACGCGGTGGTGCCGGAGGTCGATCTTGCCGGCGGCCGCGTCGTGATCGCGCTGCCGCTCGAGGTCGAAGGCGATCGGGACGAGGGCGACGATCCCTCCGCGAGTCGTCCCCGCGAACGCGGGGACCCATAACCACAGGCCGCGGTTTTGGCTAAGCTGATCGCTCCAGCCATCGCAAAACTAGCTGCGGCAGTTATAGGTCCCGGATTGCGCTTCGCTTGTCCGGGACGACGAGAACCGAGATCGAATGACCAACCCCTCCCCCTGGCGCGCGACGGTGCTGACGCTGTTTCCGGAGATGTTTCCGGGACCGCTCGGCGTGAGCCTGGCCGGCCGCGCGCTGGCCGCCGGGCTCTGGGCGGTTGAGGCGCGGGACATCCGGGCCTCGGCCACCGACCGGCATCGGAGCGTCGACGACACCCCGGCCGGCGGCGGCCCCGGCATGGTGCTGCGGGCGGACGTTCTGGCCGCCGCGATCGACGCGGCGGAGATCGGCCCGGACCGGCCGCGCCTGCTGATGAGCCCGCGGGGTCGGCCATTGACCCAGGCCCGGGTCACCGAGCTCGCCAAGGGCCCCGGCCCCCTGATCGTCTGCGGGCGCTTCGAGGGGGTGGACCAGCGGGTGATCGACGGACGGGGCCTGGAGGAGGTCTCGATCGGCGATTACGTCCTCTCCGGGGGCGAAATCGCCGCCCTGGCACTGATCGATGCCTGCGTCCGGCTGCTGCCGGGCGTGATGGGCAAGGAAGCCTCGGGAACCGAGGAAAGCTTCTCCGAAGGCCTGCTCGAATACCCCCAATACACCCGCCCGCAGCTGTTCGAGGGGGCTCCGATCCCGGAAACCCTGACCTCCGGCGACCACGCCAAGGTTGCGAGCTGGCGGCGGGCGCAATCCGAGGCCCTGACGGCGGCCCGGCGGCCCGATTTATGGGCCCAAATCCCGGCCAA includes the following:
- a CDS encoding MBL fold metallo-hydrolase, with product MPITRRHLFGLLAGTGALVGLPSLWISRMKNYDGPVSDHFDGLHFFDPNGAPPRSLGEVFRWQFGGGRKRESWPDWVPNPQADAPPPRVDGDKVRLSFVGHASWLIQTGGLNILVDPVWSMRVSPVGWAGPKRHNDPGIAFDKLPKIDAVLVSHGHYDHLDIATLSRLTKNFAPRVVTPLGNDVTMRSADSAIKVEAFDWHDRVELGGGIAVTLVPTRHWTARGMFDRNKALWASFVLETPAGKLYVVCDSGYGDGGHFRRVAEKHGPLRLAILPIGAYEPRWFMRDQHMNPEDAVKALCDCGAQQALGHHHGTFQLTDEAIDAPAKALVEALDAAQIPQERFVAMKPGQVVEI
- the trmD gene encoding tRNA (guanosine(37)-N1)-methyltransferase TrmD — encoded protein: MTNPSPWRATVLTLFPEMFPGPLGVSLAGRALAAGLWAVEARDIRASATDRHRSVDDTPAGGGPGMVLRADVLAAAIDAAEIGPDRPRLLMSPRGRPLTQARVTELAKGPGPLIVCGRFEGVDQRVIDGRGLEEVSIGDYVLSGGEIAALALIDACVRLLPGVMGKEASGTEESFSEGLLEYPQYTRPQLFEGAPIPETLTSGDHAKVASWRRAQSEALTAARRPDLWAQIPAKAPNRAGRQKTPKNKTDG
- the rpsP gene encoding 30S ribosomal protein S16, whose product is MSVVIRLARAGTKKRPVYHVVVADSRFPRDGRFIERLGYFNPLLPKDNEARLKLDMDKVKAWVAKGAQPSDRVSRFLDAAGVKKREAHNNPQKAVPRKERKAQAEAAAKG
- the ffh gene encoding signal recognition particle protein, encoding MFDNLSERLGGILDRLTGRGALTEKDVDAAMREVRRALLEADVALEVVRSFTERVREQAIGATVVKSVTPGQMVVKIVHDELINTLGAESQTIDVNSVPPVPIMMVGLQGSGKTTTTAKLARRLVQRDKRKVLMASLDVYRPAAMEQLAVLGRDLDIPTLPIVAGQQPPQIAKRALEAGKLGGYDIVLLDTAGRTTLDEEMMAEAAAIKAAANPHEVLLVADSLTGQDAVNLARAFDQRVGLTGIVLTRVDGDGRGGAALSMRAVTGKPIKLIGTGEKTDALEDFHPDRIAGRILGMGDVVSLVERAAANIDAEKAARTAERMRKGQFDLNDMREQLLQMANMGGISGLMGMMPGIAKMKNQIAAAGIDDKILKRQVAVIDSMTRDERRHPDLLKASRKKRIAAGSGQSVEQVNKLLKMHRNMADVMKAMGSGKRGPLAGIAQAMGFGGGMKPPSPEEMKALQEKMQSGGGGLPNLPKDLPAGLRQGLPNVPGLTGLSGKPMLPGLGGFPGKKK
- the rimM gene encoding ribosome maturation factor RimM (Essential for efficient processing of 16S rRNA), which produces MSALVCVARIGAAHGVRGAVKLWTFTEDPFAIKRYGPLLAKDGKRQFEVATAREARDHLVATFKGVTTRDEAERLNGIELYVAREKLPATDADEYYHTDLIGLAAVTTDGEPLGRVLAIHNFGAGDIIEIAPLKGTTMLLPFSNAVVPEVDLAGGRVVIALPLEVEGDRDEGDDPSASRPRERGDP